Below is a genomic region from Streptomyces sp. NBC_00461.
ACCCAGCGCAGGTAGGCGTCACTGCCCCCGCAGCGGAACTGGCTGTCCAGCGGGATGACGTGGCACGGGATGTCCCGCTTCGCCGCTGCCGCCTTGATCTCGGCGACCGTCCCCATCTCGCCGGGACGGACGACCTGGTGCTCGTCGAGGAAGAAGACGGGCACGTAGGCGACGTCGATGAGTTCGTCGATCTGGGCCCTGCCGGTACGGTTCTCGGCGCGCGTGTAGCGGTTGGCCGAGGTCTCCCGAATGCGGTGCGCCTCGTCGCAGATCAGGGCACCCAGGCTGTTCTTCTCGGCCGTCATGAAGCTGTTGAAGTACTTGAACAGGTCCTGGACTTCTCGCCTGCGAGCTCCGGCGACCTTCCTCATCGTCTTCGTGAACGACTGCGAGCCGGTGGCGTGCAGTGCGGGAACACCGCGACGGTAGAGCTCGCCGAGCAGTTGGAGAGCGATCACGCTCTTGCCGGTGCCGGGGCCACCCGTGACGATGACGACTTCCTTGCGGTCGGAGTGCTTCGCCTTCTCCACCGCGTTGAGGACCATGCGATACGCGACCTGCTGCTCGTCGAGAAGGACGAACTGTGTGCGTTCGCGCACCTCCTCGGCGGCCACGGACATCAGCTGCTTCGACGGCACCGTCGCGCCTGCGTGGAGTTCGTCCGCTGCCCTGGCCCCTGGGTGCTTGTCGCTCAGCCTCGAACGAAGGTGGTCGAGGAAGGCGCCGCGGCGTTCCGCGGTGAAGAGCAGTCCATGGCCGTCGTACTCGATCTCCCGCAGCCCGGTCACGCCGAACTCGGTGGCGTTGTGCAGAAATGCCACTCCGGCCACCCGGTGCCCGTGTTCGGATACCGCCCCGTTGAAATTGACGAGGTACTCGCAGTAGCGGCGCACCTGCTCGATGGGGTTGAGGACCGGCTGGGCGTATGCGTCGACATGGCACAGGGTGAGGTCGTCCTCGTGGGGCAAAGCCTGGCTCCACTGTTTCAGCTCCACCACGACGTACGACGGGTCTCCCGTGACCGGGTGCACACCGGCGAGTACGACGTCGGCCCGCTTGCTGTTCAGCGGGAGCGCGTACTCCAGCATGACCTCCACGTCTCCCAGGCCGGCGTCGTTGAGTGCGGCTGCCAGGACGGGGATGCTGCGTTCCCAGGAACGCACCTCCGAGGCACCGGGCCGATAGCCGTGCATGTGGACGAAGTTGTCGGTGAGGTGCAGGAACAGCGAACCGTCGAGTGCCATGACGGCGACCGTTTTCGCGGACGCGCGGAACAGCAAGGACTTCCCCCAGGCAGCACGAAAGGACTCGTGCGGGTGGGGGCATGTCCTTCGAGACTCCACCGGGGTGGAGCGGAAGCCCGTCGGGCCGCGTTGACGATGTGTTTGAGGGTACCTGGCGGTCTTGAGGCTCGCCGAGTCGTTCTTCGCCACCATCAAACGGGAGTTGCTCGGCACGAGCTCCTGACCCAGCCGGGCCGCCGCCCGCACCGCGATCTTCGACTTCCTACGTGGCCACACGGTCCGCTTTACACCGGTGCGGAACAGGGTCTGGCCAAGTCCCTGATTTCGCCAAAAGGGCCGATGACCAGCGCTTTC
It encodes:
- a CDS encoding DUF2075 domain-containing protein → MLFRASAKTVAVMALDGSLFLHLTDNFVHMHGYRPGASEVRSWERSIPVLAAALNDAGLGDVEVMLEYALPLNSKRADVVLAGVHPVTGDPSYVVVELKQWSQALPHEDDLTLCHVDAYAQPVLNPIEQVRRYCEYLVNFNGAVSEHGHRVAGVAFLHNATEFGVTGLREIEYDGHGLLFTAERRGAFLDHLRSRLSDKHPGARAADELHAGATVPSKQLMSVAAEEVRERTQFVLLDEQQVAYRMVLNAVEKAKHSDRKEVVIVTGGPGTGKSVIALQLLGELYRRGVPALHATGSQSFTKTMRKVAGARRREVQDLFKYFNSFMTAEKNSLGALICDEAHRIRETSANRYTRAENRTGRAQIDELIDVAYVPVFFLDEHQVVRPGEMGTVAEIKAAAAKRDIPCHVIPLDSQFRCGGSDAYLRWVVRLLGLEPGGPVVWEPDDRMRLSVADSPQEMEAFLEARRTHGYGARMSAGYCWRWSPEPKPGDPLPPDVVIGDWARPWNLRGDRSVSGAPPAALWATDPAGFGQIGCVYTAQGFEYDWSGVIIGPDLVWRGDRWVTDRTASKDPVFKKSTPDADVDRLIRNTYKVLLTRGMVGTIVYSTDPETREKLRELGGQPTRNLAAT